A window of the Eubalaena glacialis isolate mEubGla1 chromosome 9, mEubGla1.1.hap2.+ XY, whole genome shotgun sequence genome harbors these coding sequences:
- the STPG3 gene encoding LOW QUALITY PROTEIN: protein STPG3 (The sequence of the model RefSeq protein was modified relative to this genomic sequence to represent the inferred CDS: inserted 1 base in 1 codon; deleted 2 bases in 2 codons; substituted 2 bases at 2 genomic stop codons), with amino-acid sequence MNFDQKAVKFLANFHIIGGEHWTHGPLKQKPLVTSQXLPRALGGLGGGQLAXGGYRLGACWPPGVQELQAALRMQTGPXREALPTCAHNLRELWLERHPPVVTDLGVPGPTRYQMPDASAQEFSPQPHFTIGCRHPTREGGGCGAWQTMWFLSESPFTQNADFNREQWPSPAAYQPPSPAACPAFSFGGRLAPGPPEARAHLGMLQARGSGPRAQPLLQAPLPTGDETSPGSIAYDILPGRCLPGPCPPALSMSRWPLLASWVGSSCTPGPAAYDVEDCYNSRFPSATGVVIQGVRRPKCHDTGPFCALSSPVGAAGPPG; translated from the exons ATGAATTTTGACCAGAAGGCGGTGAAATTCCTGGCGAATTTTCACATCATTGGAGGCGAACACTGGACCCATGGCCCCCTGAAGCAGAAGCCACTTGTGACTTCCCAGTAACTTCCCAGGGCGCTGGGCGGGCTGGGGGGCGGGCAGCTGGCGTAGGGTGGCTATCGGCTGGGGGCATGCTGGCCTCCAGGGGTGCAAGAGCTCCAGGCGGCCCTCAGGATGCAAACGGGCC TCCGGGAAGCCCTGCCCACCTGCGCCCACAACCTGAGGGAGCTGT GGCTGGAGCGACACCCTCCCGTCGTGACCGATCTGGGCGTCCCGGGCCCCACCAGGTACCAGATGCCAGATGCTTCGGCACAAGAGTTCTCCCCACAGCCCCACTTCACCATCGGC TGCAGGCACCCCACCCGTG AGGGTGGCGGCTGCGGGGCGTGGCAGACCATGTGGTTCCTGAGCGAAAGCCCCTTCACCCAGAACGCCGACTTCAACCGAGAGCAG TGGCCCTCGCCCGCCGCCTACCAGCCGCCCAGCCCGGCCGCCTGCCCGGCCTTCAGCTTCGGGGGCCGCCTTGCTCCAGGCCCCCCCGAGGCCCGAGCCCACTTGGGGATGCTGCAGGCCCGGGGTTCAGGGCCCCgggcccagcccctcctgcaGGCCCCTCTGCCGACGGGGGACGAGACCAGCCCTGGCTCCATCGCCTACGACATCCTTCCCGGGCGCTGCCTGCCGGGCCCCTGCCCGCCCGCTCTCTCCATGAGCCGCTGGCCCCTGCTGGCCTCCTGGGTGGGCTCCT CCTGCACCCCGGGCCCGGCCGCCTATGACGTGGAGGACTGCTACAACTCGCGCTTCCCCTCGGCA ACGGGGGTGGTCATCCAAGGCGTGCGGAGACCCAAGTGCCACGACACTGGCCCCTTCTGCGCGCTCTCGAGCCCCGTGGGTGCAGCTGGCCCGCCCGGTTAG
- the CIMIP2A gene encoding ciliary microtubule inner protein 2A produces MTATQKHNLFSPEPHYIPGYAGFYPQLRYQVGNTYGRTTAQLLTDASVQKSPCSVLSPIAKPKFIEDFSKSKPPFMPCRELTEPYVSQYTSLKPYKNSEILGQFPPQEVDAQGPLGGENVSRQVPLPAGFMPYPPYSPCPSGRKGDSRDLGHPGLRLALGEEAWKSATPAREAPTRYQLCPCKREECLPPAHQQETLHVGSFHRLPQLDHPNLIQRKAISGYAGFVPRFAWVIGMNFRDGVAQATDEFDKSQFLLRNPIRAPGERLPRAQWPSNTIYRSQGLIPFYMGFIPSTQDNYALTFGNSTRKAYQKELERRSQTL; encoded by the exons ATGACAGCTACTCAGAAGCATAACCTCTTCTCGCCGGAACCTCACTACATCCCTGG CTATGCCGGCTTCTACCCGCAGCTGCGCTACCAGGTGGGGAACACCTATGGGCGCACCACGGCGCAGCTGCTCACGGACGCCAGCGTGCagaagagcccgtgctccgtgctGTCCCCCATAGCCAAGCCCAAGTTCATCGAGGACTTCAGCAAGTCCAAGCCGCCTTTTATGCCCTGCCGTGAACTGACAGAGCCCTACGTCTCCCAATACACCA GTCTGAAGCCCTACAAGAACTCTGAGATCCTGGGCCAGTTCCCACCCCAGGAGGTGGATGCCCAGGGGCCGCTGGGAGGAGAGAATGTATCCAGGCAAGTCCCACTGCCTGCAGGCTTCATGCCCTACCCCCCCTACTCCCCTTGCCCATCGGGCAGGAAGGGGGACTCCAGGGACCTTGGACACCCGGGCCTGCGGTTGGCATTAGGGGAAGAGGCCTGGAAGAGCGCCACCCCTGCCCGTGAGGCCCCCACGCGGTACCAG CTGTGCCCCTGCAAGAGGGAAGAGTGCCTGCCCCCAGCGCACCAGCAGGAGACGCTACATGTGGGCAGCTTCCACAGGCTGCCCCAGCTGGACCACCCCAACCTGATCCAGCGCAAGGCCATCTCAG gttaTGCTGGCTTTGTCCCTCGGTTTGCCTGGGTGATAGGGATGAATTTTCGCGATGGGGTCGCACAGGCCACGGATGAGTTCGACAAGAGCCAG TTCCTGCTCAGAAATCCCATCCGTGCCCCGGGCGAGAGGCTGCCCAGAGCGCAGTGGCCTAGCAACACCATCTACAGAAGCCAAGGCCTGATACCTTTCTACATGGGGTTCATACCAT CCACGCAGGACAACTACGCGCTGACGTTCGGCAACAGCACCCGCAAGGCCTATCAGAAGGAACTGGAGAGGCGCAGCCAGACACTATGA
- the TUBB4B gene encoding tubulin beta-4B chain: MREIVHLQAGQCGNQIGAKFWEVISDEHGIDPTGTYHGDSDLQLERINVYYNEATGGKYVPRAVLVDLEPGTMDSVRSGPFGQIFRPDNFVFGQSGAGNNWAKGHYTEGAELVDSVLDVVRKEAESCDCLQGFQLTHSLGGGTGSGMGTLLISKIREEYPDRIMNTFSVVPSPKVSDTVVEPYNATLSVHQLVENTDETYCIDNEALYDICFRTLKLTTPTYGDLNHLVSATMSGVTTCLRFPGQLNADLRKLAVNMVPFPRLHFFMPGFAPLTSRGSQQYRALTVPELTQQMFDAKNMMAACDPRHGRYLTVAAVFRGRMSMKEVDEQMLNVQNKNSSYFVEWIPNNVKTAVCDIPPRGLKMSATFIGNSTAIQELFKRISEQFTAMFRRKAFLHWYTGEGMDEMEFTEAESNMNDLVSEYQQYQDATAEEEGEFEEEAEEEVA; the protein is encoded by the exons ATGAGGGAGATTGTGCACCTGCAGGCCGGCCAGTGCGGCAACCAGATCGGCGCCAAG TTTTGGGAGGTGATCAGCGATGAGCATGGCATCGATCCTACTGGCACCTACCACGGGGACAGCGACCTGCAGCTGGAGCGGATCAACGTGTACTACAACGAGGCCACGG GTGGCAAGTACGTGCCCCGCGCCGTGCTCGTGGACCTGGAGCCGGGCACCATGGACTCCGTGCGCTCGGGGCCCTTCGGGCAGATATTCAGGCCGGACAACTTCGTCTTCG GTCAGAGCGGTGCCGGGAACAACTGGGCCAAGGGGCACTACACAGAAGGTGCGGAGCTGGTGGATTCGGTGCTGGATGTTGTGAGGAAGGAGGCGGAGAGCTGTGACTGCCTGCAGGGCTTCCAGCTGACCCACTCGCTGGGAGGGGGGACTGGGTCCGGCATGGGCACCCTCCTCATCAGCAAGATCCGGGAGGAGTACCCCGACCGCATCATGAACACCTTCAGCGTGGTGCCCTCGCCCAAGGTGTCGGACACTGTGGTGGAGCCCTACAACGCCACCCTCTCCGTGCACCAGCTTGTAGAAAACACAGACGAGACCTACTGCATTGATAACGAGGCTCTCTATGACATCTGCTTCAGAACCCTGAAGTTGACCACGCCCACCTATGGTGACCTGAACCACCTAGTGTCGGCCACCATGAGTGGGGTCACCACCTGCCTGCGCTTCCCAGGCCAGCTCAATGCTGATCTGCGAAAGCTGGCTGTCAATATGGTCCCCTTCCCCCGTCTGCACTTCTTCATGCCCGGCTTCGCCCCGCTGACCAGCCGGGGCAGCCAGCAGTACCGGGCGCTGACAGTGCCCGAGCTCACGCAGCAGATGTTTGATGCCAAGAACATGATGGCGGCCTGTGACCCCCGCCACGGCCGCTACCTGACCGTGGCCGCCGTGTTCCGGGGCCGCATGTCCATGAAGGAGGTGGACGAGCAGATGCTCAACGTCCAGAACAAGAACAGCAGCTATTTTGTCGAGTGGATCCCCAACAACGTGAAGACGGCCGTCTGTGACATCCCACCCCGGGGGCTAAAAATGTCTGCCACCTTCATCGGCAACAGCACGGCCATCCAGGAGCTGTTCAAGCGCATCTCGGAGCAGTTCACGGCCATGTTCCGCCGCAAGGCCTTCCTGCACTGGTACACGGGCGAGGGCATGGACGAGATGGAGTTCACCGAGGCCGAGAGCAACATGAACGACCTGGTGTCCGAGTACCAGCAGTACCAGGACGCCACGGCCGAGGAGGAGGGGGAGTTTGAGGAGGAGGCCGAGGAGGAGGTGGCCTAG